Proteins encoded in a region of the Leifsonia sp. PS1209 genome:
- a CDS encoding cytochrome c oxidase assembly protein, whose product MVALHPQPIPVIPVLMLALAGLYVTGTVVLRRRGDRWPVSRIAFWSLGILTVLAMTATGIDGYGMELFSAHMIQHMVLSMLAPIFLVLGAPITLALRALPARPAGKRSARSVLLAVLHSPPARFVAHPATALVLFLASLYGLYFTPIFDWLMGTMWGHNLMLLHFIAIGFLYFWCVLGVDPTPRRASRGLRKYAAPTVRILELAATAPFHAFFGVMLMMAVSLVVGFYRVPIPGWEIAPLADQAVGGGIAWGFTELPTLFVLGVLFLQWQRSDERATRREERSAARAEGERLAYNEYLQRLAAHDRGGPR is encoded by the coding sequence ATGGTCGCACTCCATCCGCAACCCATCCCGGTCATCCCCGTGCTGATGCTCGCCTTGGCGGGACTCTATGTCACCGGCACCGTCGTTCTGCGGCGCCGAGGAGACCGTTGGCCGGTGAGCCGGATCGCGTTCTGGTCGCTCGGAATCCTGACGGTGCTCGCCATGACGGCCACCGGTATCGACGGGTACGGGATGGAACTGTTCAGCGCGCACATGATCCAGCACATGGTGCTGTCGATGCTCGCCCCGATCTTCCTCGTGCTCGGCGCCCCGATCACCCTCGCTCTCCGCGCGCTACCAGCCCGGCCGGCAGGTAAACGGTCGGCGAGATCGGTTCTGCTCGCCGTGCTCCATAGCCCCCCGGCGCGGTTCGTCGCGCACCCCGCCACGGCGCTGGTGCTCTTCCTCGCCAGCCTGTACGGCCTGTACTTCACACCGATCTTCGACTGGCTGATGGGCACCATGTGGGGCCACAACCTGATGCTGCTGCACTTCATCGCCATCGGGTTCCTCTACTTCTGGTGTGTGCTCGGCGTCGACCCCACGCCACGCCGGGCCTCCCGCGGGCTGCGGAAGTATGCGGCCCCGACGGTGCGGATCCTGGAGCTGGCGGCGACAGCGCCCTTCCACGCCTTCTTCGGCGTGATGCTGATGATGGCGGTGAGTCTCGTGGTCGGGTTCTACCGTGTGCCGATCCCGGGCTGGGAAATCGCACCGCTGGCGGATCAGGCGGTCGGCGGTGGGATCGCCTGGGGCTTCACCGAATTGCCCACCTTGTTTGTGCTCGGTGTCCTGTTCCTGCAGTGGCAGCGTTCGGACGAGCGGGCCACGCGACGGGAGGAGCGATCGGCGGCGCGCGCCGAGGGGGAGCGGCTGGCCTACAACGAGTACCTCCAACGTCTGGCAGCTCACGACCGAGGTGGCCCCCGATGA
- a CDS encoding chloride channel protein, which yields MSAITTSIRGIVDGSRDSMTHWWRRVLATPAPLIAAAVVVGAGAGLAAVVFRWLVQTATLIFTGTTDYSATTGHPANPWVPWLGGAFVILAPAIGGLIYGPLVHRFAREARGHGVPEVMYAVARRGGHIPGRVAVVKALASAITIGSGGSVGREGPIVQIGSALGSTLGRIARMSESQLRTLVACGAAGGIAATFNAPIAGVFFALELILRDFATRSFAAVMLSSITASVVGRAILGDHPFLVLPAFRVSQPSEYLLFAGLGLLAGAVGVLFSKILYLIEDVCDWAWRGPEWLRPAVGGLLLGLLLFAMPQLYGVGYPVLEASVAGKYTIAFLLLLVVAKMAATSLTIGIGGSGGVFAPSLVIGAAFGAAAGEAIGLVIPGLSGQAGTFALVGMAAVFAGATRAPITAGIILFELTGEYTIILPLLLAVIVATGISRLLSRDTIYTRKLSRRGVDLSAPAVPALQGVTVASVMSAAPPTVTADADAREAIAWLADSRLRAAPVVNRDGHFVGILTSADATEAVRTDDAATDRRVEELMEVASTVSADDHVADVLDRVVEAGATDGAPVVSGDALVGWLAPADILRATTG from the coding sequence GTGTCCGCCATCACCACGAGCATCCGTGGAATCGTCGACGGTTCACGTGACAGCATGACGCACTGGTGGCGGCGCGTCCTCGCGACGCCCGCACCCTTGATCGCGGCAGCGGTCGTGGTCGGAGCCGGCGCCGGGCTCGCCGCCGTCGTCTTCCGTTGGCTCGTGCAGACTGCCACCTTGATCTTCACCGGCACGACCGACTACTCCGCCACCACCGGGCATCCCGCGAACCCGTGGGTGCCCTGGCTCGGCGGCGCGTTCGTCATCCTCGCCCCCGCCATCGGCGGCCTGATCTACGGCCCGCTCGTGCACCGCTTCGCCCGGGAGGCCCGTGGACACGGCGTGCCCGAGGTGATGTACGCCGTGGCACGACGCGGCGGCCATATCCCTGGACGCGTCGCGGTCGTCAAAGCGCTCGCCTCCGCGATCACCATCGGTTCCGGCGGTTCGGTCGGACGCGAAGGGCCGATCGTGCAGATCGGCTCCGCTCTCGGCTCCACCCTCGGGCGGATCGCCCGCATGTCGGAGTCCCAGTTGCGCACCCTCGTCGCCTGCGGTGCGGCCGGCGGTATCGCCGCCACGTTCAACGCGCCCATCGCCGGCGTCTTCTTCGCCCTCGAGCTGATCCTCCGCGACTTCGCCACCCGCTCCTTCGCCGCCGTGATGCTCTCCTCCATCACCGCGTCCGTCGTCGGACGGGCGATCCTCGGCGACCACCCCTTCCTCGTCCTGCCCGCCTTCCGAGTCAGCCAGCCGAGCGAATACCTTCTCTTCGCCGGCCTCGGGCTGCTCGCCGGCGCGGTCGGGGTGCTGTTCAGCAAGATCCTCTATCTGATCGAAGATGTCTGCGATTGGGCCTGGCGTGGACCCGAGTGGCTGCGCCCTGCCGTCGGCGGCCTCCTCCTCGGCCTGCTGCTGTTCGCGATGCCGCAGCTGTACGGTGTCGGATACCCGGTGCTCGAAGCGAGTGTCGCGGGGAAGTACACCATCGCGTTCCTGCTGCTGCTCGTCGTCGCCAAGATGGCCGCGACCAGCCTCACCATCGGGATCGGCGGCTCCGGCGGAGTCTTCGCGCCCAGCCTCGTCATCGGCGCAGCGTTCGGTGCTGCTGCGGGAGAGGCGATCGGTTTGGTGATCCCCGGTCTCTCCGGGCAGGCCGGGACATTCGCCCTGGTCGGAATGGCCGCCGTGTTCGCCGGGGCGACCCGCGCGCCCATTACGGCCGGGATCATCCTCTTCGAGCTGACCGGCGAGTACACGATCATCCTGCCCCTGCTGCTCGCCGTCATCGTCGCCACCGGCATCTCGCGGCTGCTCAGTCGCGACACCATCTACACGCGGAAGCTCAGCCGTCGAGGAGTCGACCTGTCCGCACCTGCCGTTCCGGCACTCCAGGGCGTCACGGTCGCTTCGGTGATGTCGGCGGCCCCGCCCACGGTCACGGCCGACGCGGATGCGCGCGAAGCGATCGCGTGGCTCGCGGACTCGCGCCTCCGAGCCGCCCCGGTGGTGAATCGCGACGGCCATTTCGTCGGAATCCTCACCTCGGCCGATGCGACCGAAGCCGTCCGCACCGACGACGCAGCGACCGATCGCCGCGTCGAGGAACTGATGGAGGTCGCGTCGACGGTATCCGCCGACGACCACGTCGCCGACGTCCTGGACCGCGTCGTCGAAGCCGGCGCGACCGACGGGGCGCCCGTTGTCTCCGGCGACGCCCTCGTGGGCTGGCTTGCGCCCGCCGACATCCTGCGCGCAACCACCGGGTGA
- a CDS encoding PfkB family carbohydrate kinase, whose protein sequence is MTAAPASAAADVLVIGESVMDIILTRDEELHRPGGSPMNVAVGLAKLGNRVELLTNLGADPAGHAITRHLELAGVRVLDASYTADPTSHARATLAADGSATYDFDIVWRLPETSLRPQRVIHTGSIGAILEPGAHRVHRIIESQPQALISFDPNIRPGIMGTRDKVRRMVEATSAVAHVVKMSEEDAEWLYPGAGADVVCRALIAAGARLAIVTLGADGSIVHTPDFALRLPAFSAVVADTVGAGDSFTSALLAGIIRRDLVDTLREARLGRGEATDLATEAMAAAAITVSRTGANPPTVEELEAYLTEAGRHTADTEH, encoded by the coding sequence GTGACCGCCGCGCCCGCGTCCGCCGCTGCGGACGTCCTCGTCATCGGCGAAAGCGTCATGGACATCATCCTGACCCGGGACGAGGAGCTTCATCGTCCCGGCGGCAGCCCGATGAATGTCGCCGTCGGTCTCGCCAAGCTCGGAAACCGTGTCGAACTCCTCACCAACCTCGGAGCTGACCCCGCCGGTCATGCCATCACGCGGCACCTCGAACTGGCCGGTGTCCGTGTTCTGGACGCTTCGTACACCGCCGATCCCACCTCCCACGCCCGCGCCACCCTCGCAGCCGACGGCTCCGCCACCTACGACTTCGACATCGTCTGGCGGCTGCCGGAGACCAGCCTGCGACCGCAGCGCGTCATCCACACCGGCTCGATCGGCGCCATCCTGGAGCCCGGTGCACACCGCGTCCATCGGATCATCGAGAGCCAGCCCCAGGCTCTCATCAGCTTCGACCCGAACATCCGCCCCGGCATCATGGGAACCCGCGACAAGGTCCGCCGGATGGTCGAGGCGACGAGCGCCGTCGCCCACGTCGTCAAGATGAGCGAAGAGGACGCCGAGTGGCTCTACCCCGGCGCCGGCGCTGACGTCGTCTGCCGCGCACTTATCGCCGCCGGCGCACGGCTCGCGATCGTCACCCTGGGCGCGGACGGCAGCATCGTTCACACCCCCGACTTCGCGCTGCGGCTCCCTGCGTTCTCCGCGGTCGTGGCCGACACGGTCGGCGCGGGCGACTCCTTCACCTCCGCGTTGCTGGCCGGGATCATCCGCCGCGACCTCGTCGACACGCTTCGCGAGGCAAGACTCGGCCGAGGAGAGGCGACCGATCTGGCGACGGAGGCAATGGCAGCCGCAGCCATCACGGTGAGCCGGACGGGCGCGAATCCGCCTACCGTCGAGGAATTGGAGGCTTATCTCACCGAAGCTGGGCGCCACACGGCAGACACCGAACACTGA
- a CDS encoding cytochrome c biogenesis protein CcdA has product MIGPAIVYAFALGLAAAVNPCGFPLLPAYLAAFLGSEPAPVGMRLLRAFRASVAMTGGFVAVFAVVGIVVATGVRLAVAWVPWFTAALGMVLLVAGVFGVAGRELRMHTIALPFRSGRGVLAMAGYGAAFAATSLGCAFPLFAAAVAPSATAGSAPLDVAISALSYALGMGLFVAACSILAALIGAEAVRAAGRYARHLPKAASALLLFVGIYLLAYGMRLILEPGKEPSLGVFVSQASSWLTSALSAHPLAVGAGAALVVLTASAIAAVTVQSNRHPPEEP; this is encoded by the coding sequence ATGATAGGGCCAGCGATCGTCTACGCGTTCGCACTCGGGCTGGCCGCGGCGGTCAACCCGTGCGGATTCCCCCTGTTGCCGGCCTACCTCGCCGCGTTCCTGGGGTCCGAGCCGGCTCCGGTGGGGATGCGGCTGCTCCGGGCGTTCCGGGCGTCGGTGGCGATGACGGGTGGTTTCGTCGCAGTGTTCGCGGTCGTCGGGATCGTGGTCGCCACGGGGGTGCGTCTCGCGGTGGCGTGGGTGCCCTGGTTCACCGCGGCACTCGGCATGGTGCTTCTCGTGGCCGGTGTCTTCGGAGTGGCGGGCCGTGAGCTTCGGATGCATACGATCGCCCTCCCGTTCAGGTCCGGACGCGGGGTGCTGGCGATGGCGGGTTATGGTGCGGCGTTCGCGGCCACCTCGCTCGGCTGCGCCTTTCCCCTCTTCGCCGCTGCCGTCGCGCCGTCCGCCACGGCCGGTTCCGCTCCACTCGACGTAGCGATCTCGGCGCTCTCGTACGCCCTGGGGATGGGTCTGTTCGTCGCTGCCTGCAGTATCCTCGCTGCCCTAATCGGCGCCGAAGCGGTCCGCGCCGCCGGGAGATATGCGAGGCATCTTCCGAAGGCCGCGTCCGCGCTCCTGCTGTTCGTCGGGATCTACCTCCTCGCGTACGGAATGCGGCTGATCCTCGAACCGGGCAAGGAGCCCTCCCTGGGGGTTTTCGTCTCGCAAGCGAGCAGTTGGCTCACCTCGGCGCTGTCCGCCCACCCGCTCGCTGTCGGCGCAGGGGCCGCCCTCGTCGTCCTCACAGCATCGGCCATCGCTGCGGTGACCGTCCAATCGAATCGCCACCCTCCGGAGGAGCCATGA
- a CDS encoding glycoside hydrolase family 32 protein, translating into MTDSALVPRRLAYDNDPARPRFHFGAPTGWLNDPNGLSQWDGTYHLFYQFNPDAPRHANILWGHATSTDLVNWQDRPIALTPDADGPDRDGCWSGVLVDDDGVPTIVYSGHAGDVQLPCLAIGDSTLDTWTKDPANPVLSGPPVGTDVTAFRDHCVWRKGDTWFQLIGSGFRGIGGAALLYESPDLRSWTYRGPILVGSASDAEPLWTGTMWECVDLFELDGTHILVVSVWDEGDTHYPIYFTGSYADGVFTPQEVRPLDLGLRHFYAPQSFRDESGRRIIMGWMQEGRDDRQTGEAGWSGVLSVARVLSLTPSGRLHHAPVPELTGIRAAHTSVAAQSLTAGQDMVLDAAGAADLELELAVEPGTIVQVDLLRSPDGAEVTSLTIDVDRRTIALDRSRSSLTPTDSTPLGGEIEIEDGALHLRILIDRSALEIFANGTPLAARVYPTRHDATGIRLAGVRGDTLVRRFDFWEMAPAASHNAASLSLTTER; encoded by the coding sequence GTGACCGACAGCGCCCTCGTGCCCCGCCGCCTCGCATACGACAACGACCCCGCCCGACCGCGCTTCCACTTCGGCGCGCCGACCGGCTGGCTGAACGACCCGAACGGGCTCTCCCAGTGGGACGGCACCTACCACCTCTTCTATCAGTTCAATCCCGATGCGCCTCGCCACGCGAACATCCTGTGGGGGCACGCCACCAGCACAGACTTGGTGAACTGGCAGGACCGGCCGATCGCGCTGACCCCCGACGCCGACGGCCCCGACCGTGACGGATGCTGGTCCGGCGTCCTGGTCGACGACGACGGCGTGCCGACCATCGTCTACTCCGGTCACGCCGGCGACGTCCAGCTGCCCTGCCTCGCCATCGGTGACAGCACCCTCGACACGTGGACGAAGGACCCGGCCAATCCGGTGCTCTCCGGCCCCCCTGTCGGGACCGACGTCACCGCCTTCCGGGATCACTGCGTGTGGCGGAAGGGAGACACGTGGTTCCAGCTGATCGGCAGCGGATTCCGCGGCATCGGTGGTGCGGCGCTGCTCTACGAATCGCCGGATCTGCGCAGCTGGACCTATCGCGGCCCGATCCTGGTCGGCAGCGCCTCCGACGCCGAGCCGCTGTGGACCGGCACCATGTGGGAGTGCGTCGACCTGTTCGAGCTCGACGGCACCCACATCCTCGTCGTGTCCGTCTGGGACGAAGGCGACACCCACTATCCCATCTACTTCACCGGCAGCTACGCCGACGGCGTGTTCACTCCGCAGGAGGTGCGCCCCCTCGACCTCGGGCTGCGCCACTTCTATGCACCTCAGAGCTTCCGCGACGAGAGCGGCCGCCGCATCATCATGGGCTGGATGCAGGAGGGCCGCGACGACCGGCAGACCGGCGAGGCCGGATGGTCCGGAGTCCTCAGCGTCGCCCGCGTGCTCAGCCTGACCCCCTCCGGGAGGCTGCACCACGCTCCGGTCCCCGAGCTCACCGGGATCCGAGCTGCGCACACGAGCGTCGCCGCACAGTCTCTGACCGCCGGTCAGGACATGGTGCTGGATGCCGCCGGAGCCGCCGACCTGGAGCTGGAACTCGCCGTCGAGCCCGGGACCATCGTGCAGGTCGACCTGCTCCGTAGCCCCGACGGCGCCGAGGTCACCAGCCTCACCATCGACGTCGACCGCCGGACGATCGCCCTGGACCGCAGCCGGAGTTCACTCACCCCGACGGACAGCACGCCTCTCGGCGGAGAGATCGAGATCGAAGACGGCGCGCTTCACCTGCGCATCCTGATCGACCGGTCCGCCCTGGAGATCTTCGCCAACGGCACCCCCCTTGCCGCTCGGGTGTACCCCACTCGCCACGATGCCACCGGGATCCGGCTCGCCGGCGTCCGGGGTGACACGCTCGTCCGGCGGTTCGACTTCTGGGAGATGGCGCCAGCCGCCTCCCACAACGCCGCCTCCCTCTCCCTCACCACCGAACGCTGA
- a CDS encoding ABC transporter ATP-binding protein: MSSGMVLSGVTRTYAGGAGISGVDLKVAPGQVHALVGLNGAGKSTLMKVLLGMIRPASGTIRIGDYPVRSAPAEVWSRVGHLVEGALIYGEFTVAGNLRMSAALHGVPRSRRDALVGTSIEEFGLSRYARRRARTLSFGNRQRLGLAAALQHDPDFVVLDEPTTGLDPSGTILLREELRRRAGAGAAILISSHHLDEVSRVADRITVINDGRIIGRLTPGGSELERAFFALVLADDEQRRSRAEEAP, from the coding sequence ATGTCGAGCGGCATGGTGCTGTCCGGAGTCACCCGGACCTATGCGGGCGGAGCCGGCATCAGCGGTGTCGATCTGAAGGTGGCGCCGGGACAGGTGCACGCCTTGGTCGGATTGAATGGAGCTGGCAAGTCCACTCTGATGAAGGTGCTGCTCGGCATGATTCGGCCGGCGTCAGGGACCATCCGGATCGGCGACTACCCGGTACGCTCGGCGCCCGCCGAGGTGTGGTCGCGGGTAGGGCATCTCGTTGAGGGCGCGTTGATCTATGGTGAGTTCACCGTTGCCGGCAATCTGCGAATGTCGGCCGCCCTACACGGTGTCCCCAGGAGCAGGCGGGATGCGCTTGTCGGCACGAGCATCGAAGAGTTCGGGCTGTCGCGATACGCGCGCCGCCGTGCACGTACCCTTTCATTCGGTAACAGGCAGCGGCTCGGCCTGGCTGCCGCCCTCCAACATGATCCGGACTTCGTGGTCCTGGACGAGCCGACTACCGGTCTCGACCCGTCGGGGACCATCCTGCTCCGGGAAGAGCTTCGACGGCGTGCCGGAGCAGGCGCAGCCATCCTCATCTCCAGCCACCATCTCGACGAGGTGTCTCGCGTCGCCGATCGCATCACCGTCATCAATGATGGGCGCATCATCGGCCGCTTGACGCCCGGCGGTTCCGAGCTCGAGCGGGCCTTCTTCGCTCTTGTCCTCGCTGACGATGAACAGCGCCGGTCGCGTGCAGAGGAAGCACCATGA
- a CDS encoding TlpA family protein disulfide reductase produces MTRRNPRTWPIVAAATVVLVGFCAVLVAAAQPPSGSEVAPSSAPAAPGISTAAASLLQLDPLGNAATKAPAYSLTDQHGNAMIPDTFRGRSVVLTFNDDECQDLCTLLAQDVALADHDLGAAASRVAFVSINANPYHPAVSDVASWSASHGLGDDANWYFGTGSPATLAAAAQAYGVPIQLDAADQSVVHGTEIFFIDPSGVERALGQFGTDSASTAPFAHTMAQEAVDLLPAAQRRTVAGSAAVDLSADGTGVGAKPKPFSLPALNGSGHVGAAAPAGRYTVLNFWASTCTACIGELADLQKISNEFTGRADLIGIDVSDDTTAARATTRQAGTGYPLAVDANGSVAGQYRISGLPYTVILDPTGRVAIRHPGAFTAEQLEYVLDSLVPPATK; encoded by the coding sequence ATGACCCGTCGCAACCCACGCACCTGGCCGATCGTGGCCGCCGCGACCGTCGTGCTGGTCGGCTTCTGCGCCGTTCTGGTAGCCGCGGCACAGCCGCCGTCCGGAAGCGAGGTCGCCCCCTCGTCGGCGCCCGCCGCCCCCGGCATCTCGACCGCGGCGGCAAGCCTGCTGCAGCTCGACCCGCTGGGGAACGCCGCGACCAAAGCCCCCGCCTACTCGCTCACGGATCAGCACGGAAACGCGATGATCCCGGACACATTCCGTGGTCGGAGCGTCGTGCTCACCTTCAACGACGACGAATGCCAGGACCTCTGCACCCTCCTCGCCCAGGACGTCGCGCTGGCCGACCACGACCTCGGCGCTGCGGCCTCCCGGGTCGCGTTCGTCTCGATCAACGCCAACCCGTACCATCCGGCGGTCTCCGACGTCGCCTCCTGGAGCGCGTCCCACGGGCTCGGCGACGACGCGAACTGGTACTTCGGAACCGGCTCCCCAGCGACTCTCGCCGCCGCGGCCCAGGCCTACGGTGTGCCGATCCAGCTCGATGCGGCAGACCAGTCGGTCGTGCACGGCACGGAGATCTTCTTCATCGACCCGTCCGGAGTCGAGCGTGCCCTCGGCCAGTTCGGCACCGACTCCGCCAGCACCGCACCGTTCGCGCACACGATGGCGCAGGAGGCCGTCGACCTACTGCCCGCCGCTCAGCGTCGAACCGTGGCGGGGTCCGCCGCGGTCGACCTCTCCGCCGACGGCACCGGCGTCGGCGCGAAGCCGAAGCCGTTCTCCCTGCCGGCCCTGAATGGGTCGGGGCACGTCGGGGCCGCCGCGCCTGCCGGCCGCTACACGGTGCTCAACTTCTGGGCCAGCACCTGCACCGCCTGCATCGGCGAGCTTGCCGACCTTCAGAAGATCTCGAACGAGTTCACCGGCAGAGCCGACCTGATCGGCATCGACGTCTCCGACGATACGACGGCCGCCCGCGCCACGACGCGGCAAGCCGGTACAGGGTATCCGCTCGCGGTCGACGCCAACGGTTCGGTCGCTGGTCAGTACCGGATCTCCGGGCTCCCGTACACGGTGATCCTGGACCCGACCGGTCGCGTCGCCATCCGCCACCCCGGGGCGTTCACCGCCGAGCAGCTCGAGTACGTGCTCGACTCGCTCGTTCCGCCCGCCACGAAGTAA
- a CDS encoding MarR family transcriptional regulator — translation MQNHGFPHEATEATLRASRALLGIVARSVSDALEQVTLPQFRVLVVLSGSGAMRMGALAARVGAVPSTFSRTIDRMVDGGWVLRQESPQSRREILVDLTDDGRRLVDQVTERRRRQVASVLTSLTGEEQQQIIDAMEVFSTAAGEPTPEDLLTLGL, via the coding sequence ATGCAGAATCACGGATTCCCCCACGAGGCCACCGAGGCGACGTTGCGCGCGTCCCGGGCGTTGCTGGGAATCGTCGCCCGGTCCGTGTCCGATGCGCTGGAGCAGGTGACGCTGCCGCAGTTCCGTGTGCTCGTCGTGCTCTCCGGCTCCGGCGCGATGAGGATGGGGGCGCTCGCGGCACGGGTCGGGGCCGTGCCGTCGACATTCAGCCGCACGATCGACCGGATGGTGGACGGCGGCTGGGTGCTCCGGCAGGAGAGCCCGCAGAGCAGGCGGGAGATCCTGGTCGATCTCACGGACGATGGCCGCCGGCTCGTGGACCAGGTCACCGAGCGGCGTCGCCGTCAGGTGGCGTCCGTGCTGACGTCGCTCACCGGCGAGGAGCAGCAACAGATCATCGACGCCATGGAGGTCTTCTCCACTGCTGCGGGGGAGCCGACTCCGGAGGACTTGCTGACGCTGGGCCTCTGA
- a CDS encoding DUF1295 domain-containing protein codes for MNTPETSSGPRAVLTGADILGAAAFLVFGPISVASPARAWLVVAFSLVYVLRVLVTTYVTVQRPVTCAEAGLVGGWMFVIHATMGFVAAHVSAVLDGWTVLGVVLYVFGSWMNTNSELQRRAWKARPENAGHLYTRGLFRWCRHPNYLGDTLLFTGFAAVTGSWVALVIPAIMAAGFVFAAIPALDRRLQEHYGEEFLAWAAKTRRYIPLVW; via the coding sequence ATGAATACGCCTGAGACGAGCAGCGGTCCACGCGCTGTGCTGACCGGTGCCGACATTCTGGGCGCCGCTGCCTTTCTGGTCTTCGGCCCGATCTCGGTGGCGTCGCCGGCACGGGCGTGGCTGGTGGTGGCGTTCTCGCTGGTGTATGTGCTGCGGGTGCTCGTCACCACGTATGTGACCGTGCAACGTCCGGTGACCTGCGCGGAGGCCGGGCTGGTGGGTGGCTGGATGTTCGTCATCCACGCCACGATGGGGTTCGTCGCCGCGCACGTGAGCGCCGTTCTGGACGGCTGGACAGTGTTGGGCGTCGTCCTCTACGTGTTCGGGTCCTGGATGAACACCAACTCCGAACTGCAGCGGCGGGCGTGGAAAGCGCGTCCGGAGAACGCCGGGCACCTGTACACACGGGGGCTGTTCCGCTGGTGCCGCCACCCCAACTATCTGGGAGACACTCTACTGTTCACTGGTTTCGCGGCTGTCACCGGCTCGTGGGTCGCCTTGGTGATCCCGGCGATCATGGCCGCCGGTTTCGTGTTCGCGGCGATCCCAGCTTTGGACCGACGGCTGCAGGAACACTACGGCGAGGAGTTTCTCGCCTGGGCGGCGAAGACGAGGCGGTATATCCCGCTCGTGTGGTGA
- a CDS encoding aldo/keto reductase, which yields MRYRTLGTSGTVVSELALGTMTFGAETDETESCAILDRYVDGGGTFVDTADVYAGGRSEEIIGRWMKADPGRADRIVLTSKARFPTSDDPNDVGVSRRHLARALDASLRRLGVDYIDLYQLHAWEQVTPVEESLRFLDDAIRAGKIGYYGFSNYTGWQIATAAGVAARHGWAPPVTLQPQYNLLSRGIELEIVDAASETGLGILPWSPLAGGWLTGKYQRGVLPTTGNRYAKPQDQAAREERDRDDRVWEILDVLARVADSHSATQGQIALAWLLSRPIVTSVILGARTLDQLTQNLPASEIELSDTEREELDRVSAPRFDEYPYSGWARQDRHRPLEGGR from the coding sequence ATGCGCTATCGCACACTCGGCACCTCCGGAACCGTCGTCTCCGAACTCGCACTCGGCACGATGACTTTCGGCGCCGAAACCGACGAAACCGAGTCTTGCGCCATCCTGGATCGCTACGTCGACGGGGGTGGCACGTTCGTCGACACCGCCGACGTGTACGCCGGCGGCCGTAGCGAGGAGATCATCGGCCGCTGGATGAAGGCGGACCCGGGACGGGCAGACCGGATCGTCCTCACCTCCAAGGCACGATTCCCCACCAGCGATGACCCGAACGACGTCGGAGTGTCGCGACGACACCTCGCGCGCGCACTCGATGCCTCGCTCCGACGCCTTGGCGTCGATTACATCGACCTCTACCAGCTCCACGCCTGGGAACAGGTCACCCCCGTCGAGGAGAGCCTGCGCTTCCTCGACGACGCCATCCGTGCCGGGAAGATCGGGTACTACGGGTTCTCCAACTACACCGGCTGGCAGATCGCCACAGCCGCGGGAGTGGCGGCCCGCCACGGCTGGGCACCACCTGTCACCCTCCAACCTCAGTACAACCTCCTCTCGCGCGGCATCGAGCTGGAGATCGTGGACGCGGCCTCGGAAACCGGCCTCGGAATCCTTCCCTGGTCGCCGCTGGCCGGAGGCTGGCTCACCGGCAAGTACCAGCGCGGCGTCCTCCCCACGACCGGCAACCGGTACGCCAAGCCGCAGGACCAGGCGGCCCGCGAGGAACGTGACCGCGACGACCGGGTGTGGGAGATCCTCGACGTCCTCGCGCGCGTCGCTGACTCACATTCAGCCACCCAGGGGCAGATCGCACTCGCCTGGCTTCTCAGCAGGCCCATCGTTACCTCCGTCATCCTCGGTGCCCGCACTCTCGACCAGCTGACGCAGAACCTCCCGGCATCCGAAATCGAGCTCAGCGACACCGAACGGGAAGAACTCGACCGCGTCAGCGCGCCGCGGTTCGACGAGTACCCGTACAGTGGCTGGGCTCGGCAGGACCGGCACCGGCCGCTCGAGGGAGGGCGGTGA